One Helianthus annuus cultivar XRQ/B chromosome 12, HanXRQr2.0-SUNRISE, whole genome shotgun sequence genomic region harbors:
- the LOC110894917 gene encoding benzoate carboxyl methyltransferase produces the protein MSIEAVFHMNTGNGDSSYASNSHFQGTGLQRSLPVLQEAINRIAKDLNGFPRCFKIADLGCSSGPNTLFVVTNILDIFHDICSENNSQVPQFQVFLNDLVENDFNTVFRSLPTFYSKLKKKKGDKRGPCYVYAVPGSFYSRLFPDENIHLFHSSYAVHWLSRVPQGLENNKLNIYMAKTSPTNVFEAYRKQFEKDFTKLLVLRSHEMTNGGHMILMFAGRSKPDPTSEDCCVIWELLAKSLVDMVKEGLVEESKVSSFNVPQYTPYEGEVRDVIQKEGSFSLHSVNGFALSWPTPGINTAKFIRAISEPLIATHFGSSIMDVLFKKYQEHVVDHLATKKGMNYNLIISLIKK, from the exons ATGTCGATCGAAGCGGTCTTCCACATGAACACAGGCAATGGCGACTCCAGCTATGCAAGCAACTCTCATTTTCAG GGAACTGGTTTACAAAGATCGCTTCCTGTATTACAGGAAGCAATTAACCGAATCGCTAAAGATCTTAATGGCTTCCCACGATGCTTCAAGATAGCAGACCTGGGTTGTTCTTCTGGGCCAAACACCTTATTCGTTGTAACCAATATACTTGATATATTCCATGACATATGTTCAGAAAACAATTCTCAAGTGCCACAATTCCAAGTGTTCTTAAACGATCTTGTTGAAAACGACTTCAATACAGTTTTCAGATCACTGCCAACATTCTATTCAaagttgaagaagaagaagggagaTAAACGTGGACCTTGTTATGTTTATGCTGTCCCTGGTTCCTTTTACAGTAGACTTTTTCCGGACGAGAATATCCATCTTTTTCATTCATCCTATGCTGTTCACTGGCTTTCTCGG GTACCTCAAGGCCTTGAAAACAACAAGCTCAATATATACATGGCGAAAACCAGTCCAACAAATGTGTTTGAAGCATATAGGAAACAATTTGAGAAAGACTTCACAAAACTTTTAGTCTTACGTTCTCACGAAATGACAAATGGTGGGCATATGATTCTAATGTTTGCAGGTCGGAGTAAACCTGATCCAACTAGCGAAGATTGTTGCGTTATTTGGGAGCTTCTAGCCAAATCACTTGTAGATATGGTCAAAGAG GGCCTAGTTGAAGAATCTAAAGTCAGTTCATTTAATGTCCCACAATATACACCATATGAGGGTGAGGTTAGGGATGTTATTCAAAAAGAGGGCTCGTTTTCTCTTCACAGTGTGAATGGTTTTGCGCTTAGTTGGCCCACACCAGGGATAAACACTGCAAAATTCATAAGGGCTATTAGCGAACCACTTATAGCAACTCATTTTGGATCTTCCATAATGGACGTATTATTTAAAAAGTACCAAGAGCATGTGGTTGATCATCTAGCTACCAAGAAAGGGATGAATTATAATCTAATCATTTCTTTGATTAAAAAATAA